The nucleotide sequence GCCCCGGCCCGCTCGACCACCAGCAGCGGCATCCCGGGCGCGGCCAGGTCGCCCGGATCGACCGAACGGGCCACCACCACACCCGCGAACGGCGCGCGGATCTCCGCGTAGGCCGCCTGCGCCTCGACCTCGGCCTGGGCGGAGCGCGCCATGGCCAGATCGGCCTCGGCCTTGGTCAGGCCCAGGGCGGCCTGATCGCGCTGGACGCGCGCCACGGCGTCCTGGGCGAGCAAGGTGTCCATACGCGCGTCGTGCCGGCGCGCCTCGGCTTCGGCGGCCTCCGCCAGCCGCACCGCGGCGGCGGCCCGCTGGCGGGCGGCCGCGATGTCCTCCAGGCCCAGGCGGAGGAGGGGCTGACCCGCGCTCACGCGGGCGCCCAGCTCGGCGTCCACCGCCGTGACCCGGGCCATCACGCGGGTCGCCAGCTCGGCGCGCGCGGTCGGGCGGGCCTCCCCGGTCGCGACGATCCAGGACGGCAGGGTCTCCTGCTCGATCGGGGTGCCGGCGACGTCGGCGGTGGCCGCCCGGGCG is from Gemmatimonadota bacterium and encodes:
- a CDS encoding efflux RND transporter periplasmic adaptor subunit — encoded protein: MRRFALLPALALALTACGSDEPAPARAATADVAGTPIEQETLPSWIVATGEARPTARAELATRVMARVTAVDAELGARVSAGQPLLRLGLEDIAAARQRAAAAVRLAEAAEAEARRHDARMDTLLAQDAVARVQRDQAALGLTKAEADLAMARSAQAEVEAQAAYAEIRAPFAGVVVARSVDPGDLAAPGMPLLVVERAGAREAVLHVPVDAAAGLAVGDTIPVESGARSAEAVITAVSGGADPMTRTVEMKAALPADWPTGTALTARVPTGTRSGLAVPESAIVRRGQLTGVQVVEDGRAVLRWVRLGRTFPDGRHEVLSGLEPGERIVR